The proteins below are encoded in one region of Caldanaerovirga acetigignens:
- the rimM gene encoding ribosome maturation factor RimM (Essential for efficient processing of 16S rRNA) — protein MREYITIGKVLCPWGIKGQVKVEPLTDDISRYQKLKSIFVEEDGALKAYDIESVIFLKKRFVVLKLHGIDTVDSAESFKNRYIMVHRKDAVKLPKGHYFICDIIGMEVYNEKDGTLLGRIKNVMKTGANDVYVVELQSGRELLIPAIKEVVKSIDVENGQMTVKLMEGML, from the coding sequence GGCCAAGTAAAAGTCGAACCTTTGACCGACGATATAAGCCGGTATCAAAAGTTAAAGTCGATTTTCGTTGAAGAAGACGGTGCTTTAAAAGCATACGACATTGAATCAGTGATTTTTTTAAAAAAGAGGTTTGTAGTCTTAAAATTGCATGGAATTGATACAGTGGATTCCGCTGAAAGTTTCAAGAATAGATACATCATGGTCCATCGAAAAGACGCGGTAAAGTTGCCAAAAGGACATTATTTTATTTGCGACATAATAGGTATGGAGGTATATAATGAGAAAGACGGAACTCTGCTTGGGCGTATTAAAAATGTAATGAAAACCGGCGCCAACGACGTTTATGTGGTGGAACTACAAAGCGGCAGAGAATTATTGATACCCGCCATAAAGGAAGTTGTAAAAAGTATAGACGTTGAAAATGGGCAGATGACAGTCAAACTCATGGAGGGAATGCTTTAG
- the trmD gene encoding tRNA (guanosine(37)-N1)-methyltransferase TrmD, which produces MLVFHILTLFPEFFSGPMDVSILKRAKEKGLVRIELLNIRDFSKDKHRKVDDYPYGGGAGMVMKPEPIFEAVEYASCTVDAEKRKVILLSPQGSVFNQDMARELAKQEHIILICGHYEGVDERVKTIITDEISLGDFVLTGGEIPALAIVDATSRLIPGVLGSNESLKEESFSSGLLEYPQYTRPEVYRGLKVPEVLLSGNHREIERFRRKEALRRTLEKRPDLFKKLKLTQEDKSLLEEMGFGCQD; this is translated from the coding sequence GTGCTGGTATTTCATATATTGACCCTATTCCCGGAATTTTTTTCGGGGCCTATGGACGTTAGCATATTGAAAAGAGCCAAGGAAAAGGGACTCGTCCGGATAGAACTCCTGAATATAAGAGATTTTTCGAAAGATAAGCACAGGAAAGTTGACGACTACCCTTACGGCGGGGGTGCGGGAATGGTCATGAAGCCGGAACCAATCTTTGAAGCAGTGGAATATGCATCCTGCACCGTTGACGCTGAAAAAAGAAAGGTTATACTTCTTTCACCTCAAGGTTCCGTTTTCAACCAGGATATGGCAAGAGAACTGGCCAAGCAGGAGCACATAATACTAATATGTGGCCATTACGAAGGAGTAGATGAAAGGGTAAAGACGATAATAACCGACGAAATATCGCTGGGGGATTTTGTTTTGACCGGCGGGGAAATTCCGGCGCTTGCAATAGTGGATGCGACGTCTAGATTGATCCCGGGGGTACTAGGAAGTAATGAATCGTTGAAAGAAGAATCTTTCAGCAGCGGTCTTCTGGAGTACCCGCAATACACCAGGCCTGAGGTTTACAGGGGACTTAAGGTTCCAGAAGTTTTACTTTCGGGGAACCACCGAGAGATAGAAAGGTTTAGGCGAAAGGAAGCATTGAGGAGAACTTTGGAAAAAAGACCAGACCTATTTAAGAAATTGAAACTTACACAAGAGGATAAGAGTTTGCTTGAAGAAATGGGATTTGGTTGTCAAGATTAA
- the rplS gene encoding 50S ribosomal protein L19: MSDLLRAVEEEQMRKDIPEFRPGDTVKVYTKVVEGNRERIQVFEGVVIARKGGGLRETFTVRKVSYGVGVERIFPLHSPRIDKIEVVQRGKVRRAKLYYLRNLRGKAARIKERD; the protein is encoded by the coding sequence ATGTCGGACTTGCTTCGGGCAGTAGAAGAAGAGCAGATGAGAAAGGACATACCTGAATTCAGACCGGGCGATACCGTGAAGGTATACACCAAAGTAGTAGAAGGAAACAGGGAGAGAATTCAGGTTTTTGAAGGCGTGGTCATTGCACGGAAAGGCGGAGGATTGAGGGAAACCTTTACTGTAAGGAAAGTTTCCTATGGGGTAGGCGTAGAGAGAATATTTCCGCTCCATTCGCCACGGATAGATAAGATTGAGGTAGTACAAAGGGGAAAAGTAAGAAGGGCAAAACTTTATTATTTGAGGAATTTGAGAGGAAAAGCGGCAAGAATCAAGGAGAGGGACTGA
- the ylqF gene encoding ribosome biogenesis GTPase YlqF: protein MQINWYPGHMAKTRRMIKENLKLVDVVLEIVDARAPKSTHIPDIFELIGSKKLILIMNKADLAEEKITDLWGIYFAEKGLVSVSVNSRNKVGFKDLDEMIHDFSKEVKRPLRGMVVGVPNVGKSSFINQIVGKKAAKTGNKPGITRGKMWLKATDKLELLDTPGILWPKIEQESVGLKLAFLGCIKEELLDVERISLKLIEFLVKKHPERLAARYKIETPQSPVAILEQIAKSRGFIISGGRPDTLRAAKTLLKEFQDGKLGRISLEKPAGDEDLIIENERMQKGDII from the coding sequence GTGCAAATCAATTGGTATCCAGGTCACATGGCGAAAACGCGGCGGATGATTAAGGAAAATTTGAAGTTGGTAGATGTGGTGCTGGAGATTGTAGATGCAAGGGCACCTAAAAGCACCCATATACCAGATATTTTCGAACTGATAGGCTCAAAAAAGTTGATTTTGATAATGAACAAGGCAGATTTGGCTGAAGAAAAAATCACAGATTTGTGGGGAATTTACTTTGCTGAGAAAGGCCTGGTTTCGGTTAGCGTAAACTCCCGGAACAAAGTGGGTTTCAAAGACTTGGATGAAATGATTCATGATTTTTCAAAAGAGGTAAAAAGACCTTTACGGGGTATGGTAGTTGGAGTGCCGAATGTCGGCAAGTCTTCGTTCATCAACCAAATAGTCGGGAAAAAGGCAGCTAAGACAGGAAATAAGCCCGGGATAACCCGGGGGAAAATGTGGCTCAAGGCGACAGATAAACTCGAGCTTTTAGATACGCCGGGGATTTTGTGGCCTAAGATAGAACAAGAATCGGTAGGACTGAAACTTGCTTTTTTAGGGTGTATTAAGGAAGAACTGTTGGATGTGGAAAGAATAAGTCTTAAATTAATTGAGTTTTTGGTAAAAAAGCATCCCGAAAGACTGGCGGCCCGCTATAAAATAGAAACGCCGCAAAGTCCTGTTGCTATTTTAGAGCAAATTGCAAAAAGCAGAGGATTTATAATTTCCGGAGGCAGGCCCGACACTCTGAGGGCGGCAAAGACTCTTTTAAAAGAATTCCAGGATGGGAAACTGGGAAGGATTTCTCTGGAAAAGCCGGCTGGAGACGAAGACCTGATTATTGAAAATGAAAGAATGCAAAAGGGGGATATAATTTAA
- a CDS encoding ribonuclease HII — MKFNLNVEKERIYKLFARERMLAEKGYNYIAGVDEAGRGPLAGPVVAAAVILPLNVFIMHLKDSKLLSEGKREKVYEEIKQKAVAVNYSVVDEKYIDRHNILNATLLAMKNAVEGLPVRPDFVLVDALVIPEIEPPQEKVVHGDRLCASIAAASIVAKVERDKIMKDYHKLYPYYDFWNNKGYCTKKHVESIKKYGLSPVHRRSFSVKGWDFIGT, encoded by the coding sequence ATGAAATTTAACTTGAATGTAGAAAAAGAGAGAATATACAAACTTTTTGCTCGAGAGAGGATGCTTGCTGAAAAAGGCTATAACTACATCGCAGGGGTTGATGAAGCCGGAAGGGGCCCTTTGGCCGGACCCGTGGTGGCTGCCGCCGTCATTCTCCCTCTAAACGTTTTTATAATGCACCTTAAAGATTCGAAGCTCCTTTCAGAAGGCAAGCGGGAAAAAGTCTACGAGGAGATAAAGCAAAAGGCGGTGGCGGTTAACTACTCAGTGGTGGACGAAAAATACATAGACCGGCACAACATTTTAAACGCGACTTTGCTTGCTATGAAAAATGCGGTGGAGGGTCTTCCTGTTAGGCCCGATTTTGTACTAGTGGATGCGCTTGTAATTCCAGAGATAGAGCCACCGCAAGAAAAAGTGGTGCACGGAGATAGGCTGTGTGCTTCGATAGCTGCAGCTTCAATTGTGGCAAAGGTGGAAAGGGATAAAATAATGAAGGATTACCATAAATTATATCCCTACTATGATTTTTGGAACAACAAAGGGTACTGCACCAAAAAACACGTCGAATCTATTAAAAAATACGGGCTATCCCCGGTACACAGAAGGAGTTTTTCCGTAAAAGGTTGGGATTTCATTGGAACGTAA
- a CDS encoding YraN family protein, with protein sequence MERKKLGDMGEKYALDYLKANNYEIVKVNYRSRYGEIDIIAKENNTLVFIEVKTRTSDAFGRGMEAVDIRKQRKIRLVSLNFLNEYDEFVYNLRFDVIEIKMANGTLKELTHIINAF encoded by the coding sequence TTGGAACGTAAAAAGCTGGGTGATATGGGGGAAAAATATGCACTTGATTATTTAAAGGCAAATAACTACGAAATCGTAAAGGTCAATTACCGGTCAAGATACGGGGAAATAGACATAATAGCAAAAGAAAATAATACACTGGTTTTTATCGAAGTCAAAACTAGGACGTCCGATGCTTTCGGAAGGGGCATGGAAGCCGTTGATATTAGAAAACAAAGGAAAATAAGATTGGTATCACTAAATTTTTTAAATGAATATGATGAGTTTGTATATAATTTGAGGTTTGATGTTATAGAAATTAAAATGGCCAATGGAACTTTAAAGGAGCTTACACATATAATAAATGCCTTTTAA
- a CDS encoding methylenetetrahydrofolate reductase C-terminal domain-containing protein gives MENCFKKSLLSKNLFSVTWELVPGRGAREKSIEEALEAAEAAAKGGKVHALTLTDNPGGNPAMLPDYLAVEVLKKGIEPLVHFTCKDRNRSQIESQLYALDRAGVRNLLVMTGDYPVSGYAGRPRPVFDLDPIHVLDLISQMNRGLEYKGIKGTVKHQPSDFFAGAVVSPFKATEAEQVVQYFKLKKKVRAGAQFIVTQLGYDARKFHEVIQFIRQQGWDIPVVGNIYVLPLATARIMNKNKIPGCVVTDKLLAKLEEEAQSSDKGRQARLDRAAKMYAFMKGMGYDGVHIGGHNVKYEDVEYIIEKGEELSKNWMDIIHEFDFPIPGGFYYYEKDEKTGLNRPEPVSRKNRPLDAKVEFVYPLSVLTHKLMLEPGAPLWGLMRGIAKRIDGTSLERPYHTFEHLTKVCLYDCHDCGDCALMDLAYVCPMSQCPKNQRNGACGGSYMGWCEVYPNEKKCSYVRAYARLKRYGKEKELDGDIIPPSNWDLFQTSSWLNYYLGRDHSAKKLGIEQVAKKKK, from the coding sequence ATGGAGAATTGCTTCAAAAAGTCGCTTCTTAGCAAGAACTTATTTTCTGTGACATGGGAATTGGTACCCGGGAGAGGAGCGCGGGAAAAGTCCATCGAAGAGGCTCTTGAGGCTGCGGAAGCTGCGGCAAAAGGGGGCAAGGTCCATGCCTTAACGTTGACCGATAATCCGGGCGGCAATCCAGCCATGCTGCCTGACTATCTGGCAGTAGAGGTGCTTAAAAAGGGTATAGAGCCGCTGGTACATTTTACGTGCAAAGACCGAAACCGCAGTCAGATAGAAAGTCAACTTTATGCATTGGACAGGGCGGGCGTCAGAAATCTACTCGTCATGACAGGCGATTATCCGGTATCGGGTTATGCAGGGAGGCCAAGACCTGTCTTTGACTTGGACCCGATTCACGTTCTCGACCTAATTTCGCAGATGAACCGGGGACTTGAATATAAAGGAATTAAAGGAACAGTTAAGCATCAACCCAGCGATTTCTTTGCGGGAGCGGTAGTGTCTCCCTTCAAGGCCACCGAAGCGGAGCAAGTGGTTCAGTATTTCAAATTGAAAAAGAAGGTGAGGGCCGGAGCGCAGTTTATTGTTACCCAGCTAGGGTATGATGCAAGAAAATTTCACGAAGTAATTCAGTTTATACGCCAGCAGGGCTGGGATATTCCAGTTGTAGGAAATATTTACGTTTTACCCCTTGCTACGGCCAGAATAATGAACAAAAATAAGATTCCGGGCTGTGTGGTTACCGATAAGTTGCTGGCCAAACTCGAAGAAGAAGCTCAGTCCTCTGATAAAGGACGGCAGGCCCGACTGGACAGGGCTGCAAAAATGTATGCCTTTATGAAAGGTATGGGTTACGACGGCGTCCATATTGGTGGACACAACGTAAAATACGAAGATGTGGAATATATTATCGAAAAAGGAGAAGAATTGAGCAAAAATTGGATGGACATTATACACGAGTTTGACTTCCCGATACCGGGCGGGTTTTACTATTACGAAAAGGACGAAAAAACCGGTCTAAACAGGCCCGAGCCTGTTAGCCGAAAAAATAGGCCGCTGGATGCCAAAGTAGAATTTGTATATCCCTTATCGGTTCTGACCCACAAGTTAATGTTGGAACCGGGGGCACCTCTATGGGGGCTGATGAGAGGAATAGCCAAAAGGATCGATGGGACCAGCTTAGAAAGGCCGTACCACACCTTCGAGCACCTGACTAAAGTTTGCTTGTATGATTGCCACGATTGCGGTGACTGCGCCTTGATGGATCTTGCGTACGTTTGCCCCATGTCCCAGTGCCCGAAAAATCAGAGAAATGGTGCGTGCGGCGGAAGCTACATGGGATGGTGCGAGGTTTATCCAAACGAGAAAAAATGTTCTTATGTGCGCGCTTATGCGCGTCTGAAGCGTTATGGAAAGGAAAAAGAGCTTGATGGAGACATAATACCGCCGTCCAACTGGGATCTATTCCAGACATCATCTTGGCTTAATTACTATTTAGGCCGCGACCACTCTGCAAAAAAACTGGGGATAGAGCAGGTTGCAAAGAAGAAAAAATAA
- a CDS encoding AEC family transporter produces the protein MQTFFSSLQGVLVVFLIIAVGYYLAKIRWFDERAADLFVKIVLYVSFPLNLVVNIISTLTKEELLNYARGLMIPFFSILLLYFIAYILAVLFKVERSKRGVFAATFTFSNSIFVGLPLSQALFGEEAIPYSLIYYIPSTFLWWTLGAYGIAKDVSKEGGESFFSLTTLKRILNPPILGFIFGLILVIFEVSPPNFVFKSFKMIGDLTTPLSLFYVGTVMHLMGREKFEFNSEALLVFLGRFFFAPFLVVLLSILIKIPKLMRNVFIIMSAMPVMVNTSILARVYGADYEFAVSVISYTTLFSIVMMPILMILVEKI, from the coding sequence ATGCAAACCTTTTTTTCTTCGTTGCAGGGAGTTTTAGTTGTATTTTTGATTATAGCAGTGGGATATTATCTTGCAAAAATAAGATGGTTTGATGAAAGGGCGGCGGATTTGTTTGTTAAGATAGTGCTTTATGTGTCCTTTCCGCTAAATCTCGTGGTAAATATAATTTCTACTTTAACAAAAGAAGAGCTTCTAAATTATGCGAGGGGATTAATGATACCTTTTTTTTCAATTCTTCTGTTGTATTTTATAGCTTATATATTAGCAGTGCTGTTTAAAGTGGAAAGGAGCAAAAGAGGTGTATTTGCTGCTACGTTTACGTTTTCTAATTCAATTTTTGTCGGTCTTCCTTTGTCGCAAGCTTTGTTTGGTGAGGAGGCGATACCTTACTCTCTTATTTATTATATTCCAAGTACTTTTTTATGGTGGACTCTTGGAGCTTATGGAATAGCAAAAGACGTTTCTAAGGAAGGAGGAGAATCTTTTTTTAGTTTGACCACTTTGAAGAGGATATTAAACCCCCCAATTTTGGGTTTTATATTCGGATTGATTTTAGTAATCTTTGAGGTGAGTCCACCAAACTTTGTCTTTAAAAGTTTTAAAATGATAGGAGACTTAACTACTCCGCTTTCTCTATTTTATGTTGGCACAGTAATGCATCTTATGGGAAGGGAAAAGTTTGAGTTTAATAGTGAGGCTTTACTAGTTTTTTTAGGCAGATTTTTCTTTGCGCCCTTTTTAGTAGTTTTGTTAAGTATTTTAATAAAAATTCCCAAATTGATGAGAAATGTCTTTATAATTATGTCTGCTATGCCTGTAATGGTAAATACTTCTATTCTTGCTAGGGTTTACGGAGCAGATTATGAATTTGCGGTGAGTGTAATATCTTATACCACATTGTTTAGCATCGTGATGATGCCGATTTTAATGATTTTGGTAGAAAAAATATAA
- a CDS encoding peptidylprolyl isomerase, giving the protein MIKIKPITLIIMAILLLFSSVGCSNSSSGKEIVAKVGDERISKDQLYDVMVKSIGKQALEYLIAQKIIDLEAKKENIKVLDEEIERELEKVYKYYGGKEAFIKNLQVSGYSLQDFKKDIAMQIKVKKLLEPKIKISEEELKDYFEQNKDYFSQEKEIRARHILVDDEKTANEIYKRLKVGEDFSKLASEYSEDETTKNQGGDLGFFKRGEMVKEFEDVAFSLKEGEFSSPVKTQYGYHIIKVEEIKEAKQANFDESREKIKEILLNQKVQEQYDAWMQGLYEQYKVENYLTD; this is encoded by the coding sequence ATGATAAAAATAAAGCCGATTACTTTAATAATTATGGCGATTCTTTTATTATTTTCGTCTGTAGGATGCAGTAATAGCAGTTCTGGAAAGGAAATCGTGGCGAAAGTTGGTGATGAAAGGATAAGCAAGGATCAACTCTATGATGTAATGGTAAAATCAATAGGAAAGCAAGCGCTTGAATATTTAATAGCACAAAAAATCATAGATTTAGAAGCAAAGAAGGAGAATATAAAAGTCTTAGACGAAGAGATAGAAAGAGAACTTGAGAAAGTCTATAAATACTACGGTGGTAAGGAAGCATTTATAAAGAATTTACAAGTGAGTGGTTATTCACTGCAAGATTTTAAAAAAGATATAGCGATGCAAATAAAAGTAAAAAAACTTCTTGAACCAAAAATTAAGATTTCAGAAGAAGAGTTAAAGGATTATTTTGAACAAAATAAAGACTACTTTTCGCAGGAAAAAGAAATAAGAGCAAGGCATATATTAGTAGATGATGAAAAGACTGCCAATGAAATCTATAAAAGATTGAAAGTTGGAGAAGATTTTTCTAAACTAGCAAGTGAATACTCGGAAGATGAAACGACAAAAAATCAAGGTGGGGACCTGGGGTTTTTTAAAAGGGGCGAAATGGTAAAAGAATTTGAAGATGTGGCATTTTCGCTTAAAGAGGGTGAATTCAGTTCTCCTGTGAAGACGCAGTATGGTTATCATATCATAAAGGTCGAAGAAATAAAAGAAGCGAAACAAGCCAATTTTGATGAAAGCAGGGAAAAGATAAAGGAGATCCTTTTAAACCAAAAGGTTCAGGAACAGTACGATGCGTGGATGCAAGGGCTTTACGAACAATATAAAGTAGAAAATTATTTGACAGATTAA
- the glpX gene encoding class II fructose-bisphosphatase, with the protein MERKLSLEFARVTEAAAVAAARWMGRGNKNKADEAATEAMRAVFDTIDIRGEVVIGEGEMDEAPMLYIGEKLGTGYGPVLDIAVDPLEGTNLVAKGLNGAIAVVAAAPKGCLLNAPDIYMEKIAVGPAAAGKIHLDAPVKDNLTIVAESLKKSISDLTVVILDRPRHEQLIKEVREAGARIMLISDGDVSPAIACAFESSGVDMMIGIGGAPEGVLAAAALKCLGGELVGRLKPENEEQIERCKKMGLSDPFKILKMDDLVKGDDIFFAATGITNSNLLKGVHFTSKGAATHTLVVRGKTGTIRFIEAIHRFDKKPAYNLQGLKI; encoded by the coding sequence ATGGAAAGGAAACTTTCTCTTGAATTTGCAAGAGTAACCGAAGCTGCAGCAGTCGCCGCTGCAAGGTGGATGGGCAGGGGAAACAAAAACAAAGCCGACGAAGCGGCCACCGAGGCTATGCGCGCGGTATTCGACACCATAGATATAAGAGGCGAAGTGGTAATCGGCGAGGGCGAGATGGATGAGGCTCCTATGCTCTACATCGGTGAAAAACTGGGAACGGGTTACGGACCGGTATTAGACATAGCAGTAGACCCTTTGGAAGGAACGAATTTGGTAGCCAAAGGATTGAACGGCGCCATTGCTGTGGTAGCCGCAGCACCAAAGGGCTGTCTCTTAAACGCCCCGGACATTTATATGGAAAAAATCGCGGTAGGGCCTGCCGCAGCCGGGAAAATTCACCTAGATGCGCCCGTAAAGGATAATCTAACAATTGTAGCCGAAAGCCTTAAAAAATCTATATCGGACCTGACCGTGGTAATTCTTGACAGACCAAGGCACGAACAACTCATAAAAGAAGTGAGGGAAGCCGGCGCGAGGATCATGCTGATTTCCGACGGAGACGTCTCTCCCGCCATAGCCTGTGCTTTTGAGAGTTCCGGAGTCGACATGATGATAGGAATAGGCGGGGCTCCAGAAGGAGTTTTGGCTGCTGCTGCGTTGAAATGCCTGGGCGGCGAGTTGGTAGGGAGGTTAAAGCCCGAAAACGAAGAACAAATAGAAAGATGTAAAAAAATGGGGCTTTCCGATCCGTTCAAGATTCTAAAAATGGATGATTTAGTAAAGGGTGACGATATATTTTTTGCAGCAACCGGTATTACCAACAGCAATTTGTTAAAAGGGGTGCACTTTACTTCTAAAGGAGCAGCAACTCATACACTAGTAGTGAGAGGTAAGACTGGAACCATTAGATTTATCGAGGCAATTCATCGCTTTGATAAAAAACCAGCGTATAATTTGCAAGGATTGAAAATCTGA
- a CDS encoding ATP-binding protein yields the protein MKRFNLQTKLMLLTFLIIIVCLTISTLFAVKIISVSIENQMANNVMNIARAVATDPVVISAFYLPHPEEVLQPYAERIRKNSNNIEYITIINMNRERYSHPNPNNIGKKFVGGDEERVLKGETYISKAVGTLGPSLRAFTPIMDGNKQIGAVAVGILTRDINKVQKRIIRSIILVMIIAMTIGAIGSYFLSKNIKNEIFGLEPYQIAKVLQERNSILDAVVEGIIAVDKKGTVTLINNTAKKIIGVEEGRKVIGEEVEKIIPNSRLKVVLNTGVPEYDDEQIINGISIITNRVPIVINGQIEGAIASFRLKTDLAYLGEQLTGYRQIVDTLRAQAHEFMNHMHVIAGLINLKQYDEALKFIYNELGAQQTFAGLVTKSIKDKRVAALLLGKYSHAAEMGIKLYLDEDSELYEEHGSVSSGDLVTILGNLIENAIEALSVSSKKDKIISVYIKERLDYVFIKVYDNGPGIEEQILPHIFDKGFTTKKSGKGIGLFIVKQTIKKRGGNVEVKTGNSNGTIFIVKVPKGVIV from the coding sequence ATGAAAAGATTTAATTTACAGACAAAACTTATGTTATTGACATTTTTAATTATCATTGTGTGCCTTACTATATCAACACTTTTTGCCGTTAAAATTATAAGTGTTTCTATAGAAAACCAAATGGCTAATAACGTAATGAATATTGCACGTGCTGTAGCTACGGATCCAGTTGTTATTTCTGCTTTTTACCTTCCTCATCCGGAGGAAGTTTTACAGCCCTATGCTGAACGGATTAGAAAAAATTCAAATAATATAGAATACATTACAATAATCAATATGAACAGAGAAAGATATTCTCATCCCAATCCTAATAATATTGGGAAGAAATTTGTCGGAGGGGATGAAGAAAGGGTACTTAAGGGAGAAACTTATATCTCAAAAGCCGTAGGAACCTTGGGACCATCGTTGAGGGCTTTTACTCCGATAATGGATGGCAACAAACAGATAGGAGCAGTTGCAGTAGGTATACTAACTCGTGATATAAACAAGGTTCAAAAGAGAATAATAAGGAGCATAATACTTGTTATGATAATAGCTATGACCATTGGAGCAATAGGATCTTATTTTCTTTCTAAGAATATAAAAAATGAGATATTTGGATTGGAGCCATACCAAATTGCAAAAGTGCTTCAAGAGCGGAACTCAATTTTAGATGCAGTTGTGGAAGGTATAATTGCGGTGGATAAAAAAGGTACAGTAACGTTAATAAATAATACCGCTAAAAAGATCATCGGAGTAGAAGAAGGAAGGAAGGTAATTGGGGAAGAAGTTGAAAAAATTATACCTAATTCTAGGTTAAAAGTTGTGTTAAATACAGGTGTCCCTGAGTATGATGATGAGCAGATAATTAATGGAATATCGATTATAACAAATAGAGTGCCTATTGTTATAAATGGTCAAATAGAAGGGGCAATTGCTAGTTTTAGACTTAAAACCGATCTTGCTTACCTCGGGGAACAACTTACAGGCTACAGGCAGATAGTAGATACTCTTAGAGCCCAGGCTCATGAATTTATGAATCATATGCACGTAATTGCGGGTTTAATAAATCTAAAACAGTACGATGAAGCATTGAAATTTATTTACAATGAACTGGGGGCTCAGCAAACTTTTGCTGGGCTGGTTACGAAAAGTATAAAAGATAAGAGAGTTGCAGCATTGCTTTTAGGTAAATATAGTCATGCTGCGGAAATGGGTATTAAATTGTATTTGGATGAAGACAGCGAATTGTACGAAGAACATGGCTCCGTATCATCAGGAGATTTGGTAACGATTTTAGGAAATCTTATTGAAAATGCTATAGAAGCCCTATCTGTATCTTCTAAGAAAGACAAAATCATTAGCGTATATATTAAAGAAAGATTAGACTACGTATTTATAAAAGTATACGACAATGGACCAGGTATAGAGGAACAAATCCTTCCCCATATATTTGATAAAGGTTTTACTACAAAAAAATCAGGAAAAGGTATAGGGCTTTTTATTGTAAAGCAAACAATTAAAAAAAGAGGAGGAAATGTAGAAGTAAAAACCGGGAATTCTAATGGGACAATTTTTATCGTTAAAGTTCCAAAGGGGGTTATAGTGTGA
- a CDS encoding response regulator, whose amino-acid sequence MINVLIVEDDPMVAVVNKKYVNMVEGFNVVGIAKNADEAKKFLKNTKVNLILLDVYMPGENGIELLKQIREFGYKTDIIMVTADNQGQDIEEALRYGIVDYLIKPFEFLRLKIALSNYLQRYKKVKNESFLTQEDIDSIIISKSVQYSEKKGFDRRTMEKILAALKAYDRPVSSEEIAKNLNISRVTVKKYLDYMDEQGMVKSEVQYGGTGRPITLYYRIL is encoded by the coding sequence GTGATTAACGTATTGATTGTAGAAGATGATCCAATGGTGGCGGTTGTGAATAAAAAGTATGTAAATATGGTTGAAGGATTTAATGTTGTTGGTATAGCCAAAAATGCCGATGAGGCAAAAAAATTTTTAAAGAACACCAAAGTAAACTTAATACTACTCGATGTTTATATGCCTGGGGAAAATGGTATTGAGTTGTTAAAACAGATTCGGGAATTTGGATATAAGACAGATATAATTATGGTTACTGCCGATAATCAAGGCCAAGATATTGAGGAAGCTTTAAGATACGGTATTGTAGATTATTTAATAAAGCCTTTTGAATTCTTAAGACTTAAAATTGCTTTATCGAATTATCTTCAAAGGTATAAAAAGGTTAAAAACGAAAGTTTTCTTACTCAAGAAGATATCGACTCAATTATTATTTCTAAAAGTGTACAATATAGCGAAAAAAAGGGTTTCGATAGAAGAACTATGGAAAAGATCCTTGCGGCTTTAAAGGCCTATGATAGACCTGTTTCTTCCGAAGAAATTGCCAAAAATTTAAATATTTCGCGGGTAACGGTGAAGAAGTATCTCGACTACATGGATGAACAAGGAATGGTAAAAAGCGAGGTGCAGTACGGAGGAACAGGAAGACCCATTACTTTGTATTATCGTATACTCTAA